One genomic segment of Paenibacillus xylanexedens includes these proteins:
- a CDS encoding S8 family peptidase, with amino-acid sequence MDYTGLLHQLIDGMRRPEPEQGGRYLIRFAKPQQYEACLVELSRMRNEFTDLGAVRSSRLARSIIAPVQRPEDLYRYGDEITIEEDVPISLHATALHSKPSNAQGIPWGVKQIRAPKVWSVSTGHRIKIGVIDTGADYHHPDLRYSLARGINLLNRSLLPHDDNGHGTHIAGTIAAANSTAGMIGVAPRSLIYPVKAFDHNGSAYVSDIVLGIDWCVRNKVDIINMSFGMKTRSKALLDVVNRAYHAGIVIVASSGNDGKRRSIDYPARYPQTISVGATDKNRRIASFSNRGAYVDVYAPGDKIVSSWVQGKHHEMSGTSMATSHVSGAIALLLSKHPGLSPSEIKTLVKRATIPLRARKTTTAKSKVRGGEIDALKLMQEGGE; translated from the coding sequence ATGGACTATACTGGTTTATTGCATCAATTGATTGACGGAATGCGACGCCCTGAACCAGAACAGGGTGGGCGATATTTGATCCGATTTGCCAAACCGCAGCAGTACGAGGCCTGTCTTGTGGAATTGTCCCGAATGCGGAATGAATTCACCGACCTTGGGGCTGTCCGTTCCTCGCGACTGGCTCGTTCCATTATCGCTCCAGTCCAACGCCCGGAGGACCTATACCGCTATGGGGATGAAATTACGATTGAAGAAGACGTTCCCATCTCCCTTCATGCCACTGCACTCCACAGCAAACCAAGCAATGCTCAAGGCATACCCTGGGGAGTGAAGCAGATTCGGGCGCCCAAAGTATGGTCTGTGTCTACCGGACACCGGATTAAAATCGGTGTGATTGATACAGGTGCTGATTATCATCATCCTGATCTTCGTTATTCACTGGCACGTGGAATCAATCTGTTAAACCGCAGCCTGCTTCCTCATGATGATAACGGACATGGCACCCACATTGCAGGGACCATCGCCGCAGCTAACAGCACCGCAGGAATGATTGGTGTAGCTCCACGCTCCCTGATCTATCCGGTGAAAGCATTTGACCACAACGGATCGGCTTATGTATCCGACATTGTACTTGGCATCGACTGGTGTGTACGCAACAAGGTCGATATCATCAATATGAGCTTTGGCATGAAAACACGTAGCAAGGCGCTTCTTGATGTTGTCAACCGTGCGTACCATGCCGGAATCGTTATTGTTGCTTCGTCAGGAAATGACGGCAAACGCCGCAGTATTGATTACCCTGCACGGTATCCCCAGACCATATCTGTTGGGGCAACCGACAAAAACAGACGTATTGCGTCCTTCAGCAATCGTGGCGCATATGTGGATGTCTATGCACCCGGTGATAAAATCGTCTCCTCTTGGGTACAAGGCAAACATCACGAGATGAGCGGCACATCCATGGCGACGTCCCATGTGAGTGGCGCTATCGCCTTGCTGCTCTCCAAACATCCGGGGTTATCCCCTAGTGAAATCAAGACACTCGTCAAACGTGCTACGATCCCGTTGCGCGCTCGCAAGACTACCACCGCAAAAAGCAAGGTGCGTGGTGGTGAGATTGATGCCCTGAAGCTAATGCAGGAGGGCGGGGAGTGA
- the rpoE gene encoding DNA-directed RNA polymerase subunit delta: MSTSLNLKIDKEKVKEIPLVDLAFMVLKAANTPYYYRDLMNEVAKQRGMTDEEINEFIAQLYTEINIDGRFACVGTSLWGLKRWYPVAGTEDSMTGAKRPRIINDEDDDLEDEDFGEEEDSYSSDEGFDSTDKDEEEDEEEEEEDDIFDEEDSEEEVLVEDDDLEDEDLEEDEEESENEDEFDDDSDNR; encoded by the coding sequence GTGAGTACCTCGCTCAATTTGAAAATTGATAAAGAAAAGGTAAAAGAGATCCCTTTGGTGGACCTTGCCTTTATGGTGCTGAAAGCGGCTAATACGCCGTATTACTATCGTGACTTAATGAATGAGGTAGCGAAGCAGCGCGGAATGACTGATGAAGAAATCAACGAGTTTATCGCCCAGCTATATACCGAGATTAATATCGATGGCCGTTTTGCTTGCGTCGGTACAAGTCTGTGGGGCTTAAAGCGCTGGTATCCGGTAGCTGGAACAGAAGATTCCATGACGGGTGCGAAGCGTCCGCGTATCATCAACGATGAAGACGATGATCTGGAAGATGAAGACTTCGGTGAAGAAGAAGACAGCTATAGCAGCGATGAAGGCTTCGACAGCACGGATAAAGACGAAGAAGAAGACGAAGAAGAGGAAGAAGAAGACGACATCTTTGACGAAGAAGACAGCGAAGAAGAAGTGCTGGTTGAGGATGACGATCTGGAAGATGAAGACCTCGAAGAAGACGAAGAAGAGTCCGAAAACGAGGATGAATTTGACGACGATTCTGATAATCGGTAG
- a CDS encoding CTP synthase, whose amino-acid sequence MTKYIFVTGGVVSSLGKGITAASLGRLLKNRGLKVTIQKFDPYINIDPGTMSPYQHGEVFVTDDGAETDLDLGHYERFIDINLSKNSNVTTGKVYSSVISKERRGEYLGGTVQVIPHITNEIKERVFRAGREAGSDVVITEIGGTVGDIESLPFLEAIRQIKSDVGRDNVMYIHVTLIPYIKAAGEVKTKPTQHSVKELRSIGIQPNVIVCRTEYELSKDMKAKIALFCDIDENAVVECRDADTLYQVPLNLREEGLDEIVVNHLKLTTPAPDMSEWEGLVDRINKLEHTVEIAIVGKYVALHDAYLSVVESLSHAGFASNADVKIRWVPSEDITDENVGDLLHGIGGILVPGGFGDRGIEGKVSAIRYAREKQIPFFGICLGMQVSVIEYARSIVGLNGANSSEINPATEFPVIDLLPEQKDIENLGGTMRLGLYPCKLQEGSLAMACYDDELVYERHRHRYEFNNEYRETIEKAGLVISGTSPDGRLVEIVELPGHPWFLAVQFHPEFTSRPNRPQPLFREFVKASLVNAQK is encoded by the coding sequence GTGACAAAGTATATTTTCGTGACGGGCGGAGTTGTGTCCTCCCTGGGCAAAGGGATTACGGCTGCTTCTCTGGGCAGATTGCTGAAAAACAGAGGGCTTAAGGTAACGATCCAGAAATTTGATCCATATATTAACATCGACCCGGGAACAATGAGTCCTTATCAGCACGGTGAGGTTTTTGTAACGGATGATGGCGCGGAAACGGATCTGGACCTTGGCCACTATGAACGTTTTATTGACATCAATCTCTCCAAAAACAGCAACGTCACGACTGGTAAAGTATACTCTTCCGTCATCAGCAAAGAGCGGCGCGGGGAATATCTGGGCGGAACGGTACAAGTTATTCCACACATTACGAACGAGATCAAAGAGCGTGTATTCCGCGCTGGACGTGAAGCGGGTTCGGATGTGGTCATTACGGAAATTGGTGGAACAGTAGGCGACATTGAGAGTTTGCCTTTCCTGGAAGCTATCCGTCAGATCAAGAGTGATGTAGGTCGCGACAATGTGATGTACATCCACGTAACACTTATTCCTTATATCAAAGCAGCTGGTGAAGTGAAAACAAAACCAACGCAACATAGTGTTAAGGAATTACGCAGCATCGGTATTCAACCGAATGTGATTGTATGCCGTACGGAGTATGAATTGTCTAAAGACATGAAAGCCAAAATCGCTCTCTTCTGCGACATTGATGAGAATGCCGTGGTTGAATGTCGTGATGCAGACACGTTGTATCAAGTACCTTTGAACCTGCGTGAAGAAGGCTTGGATGAGATCGTGGTAAATCACCTGAAACTGACTACTCCTGCACCGGATATGAGCGAGTGGGAAGGGCTGGTTGACCGGATCAACAAGTTGGAGCATACAGTTGAGATCGCTATTGTTGGTAAATATGTAGCGTTGCATGATGCATACCTGAGTGTTGTTGAGTCGTTGTCTCATGCAGGATTTGCATCCAATGCTGATGTGAAAATTCGCTGGGTTCCTTCTGAAGATATTACGGATGAGAATGTAGGCGACTTGTTACATGGTATTGGGGGTATCCTTGTTCCTGGTGGATTCGGAGATCGTGGTATTGAAGGTAAAGTATCGGCAATCCGTTATGCTCGTGAGAAACAAATTCCGTTCTTCGGTATTTGCCTGGGTATGCAGGTTTCCGTTATTGAGTATGCACGTTCCATCGTTGGTTTGAATGGTGCGAACAGTTCCGAAATTAATCCGGCTACGGAATTCCCTGTGATCGACCTGTTGCCTGAGCAAAAAGATATCGAGAATCTGGGTGGCACGATGCGTCTGGGTCTGTATCCTTGTAAGCTTCAGGAAGGTTCTTTGGCGATGGCTTGTTATGATGACGAGCTGGTGTATGAGAGACACCGTCACCGGTATGAGTTCAACAATGAATACCGTGAAACGATCGAAAAAGCAGGACTGGTTATCTCGGGTACATCCCCGGATGGACGTCTGGTTGAGATTGTGGAACTTCCAGGACACCCATGGTTCCTGGCGGTACAATTCCATCCGGAATTCACTTCCCGTCCGAACCGTCCGCAACCATTGTTCCGTGAGTTTGTAAAAGCTTCTCTGGTGAATGCGCAGAAGTAA
- a CDS encoding response regulator has translation MEDKKVLIVDDQNGIRILLMEVFSSEGYNTFQAPNGKVALEIVNNDKPDLVLLDMKIPGMDGLEILKHIKEIDPGIKVIMMTAYGELDMIKEATDLGALMHFTKPFDIDEMRVAVNMQLRNGTANKCS, from the coding sequence GTGGAAGATAAAAAAGTTTTGATTGTTGATGACCAGAATGGTATTCGAATCCTGTTAATGGAAGTGTTCAGCAGTGAGGGGTATAACACGTTTCAAGCACCCAACGGCAAGGTTGCTCTGGAGATTGTGAATAATGACAAGCCTGACCTGGTATTGCTCGATATGAAGATTCCTGGGATGGACGGTCTGGAAATCCTGAAGCATATTAAAGAAATTGATCCGGGTATCAAGGTGATCATGATGACCGCTTATGGTGAACTGGACATGATTAAGGAAGCCACGGATCTCGGAGCGCTCATGCACTTTACGAAACCGTTTGATATCGACGAGATGCGAGTGGCTGTGAATATGCAACTTCGCAACGGTACCGCCAATAAATGCAGCTGA
- the fba gene encoding class II fructose-1,6-bisphosphate aldolase, whose protein sequence is MPLVSMTDMLNKALEGKYAVGQYNINNLEWTQAILGAAEEEKSPVILGVSEGAARHIGGFYTVVKMVEGLIHDMKITVPVAIHLDHGSSFDKCKEAIDAGFTSVMIDGSHHSIDENIEMTKKVVEYAHAKGVSVEAEVGTVGGQEDDVIGGIMYADLNECIRIVKETGIDTLAPALGSVHGPYHGEPNLGFKEMEEVRDAVQVPLVLHGGTGIPKHDIDKAISLGTSKINVNTENQIAFARVVREVLAAKPDAYDPRTFIVPGREAIKETVKGKIREFGSNNKA, encoded by the coding sequence ATGCCATTAGTATCTATGACAGACATGTTGAACAAAGCACTTGAAGGAAAATATGCAGTTGGTCAATACAACATCAATAACCTTGAGTGGACTCAAGCGATTCTTGGTGCTGCTGAAGAAGAGAAATCCCCAGTAATCTTGGGTGTATCCGAAGGCGCAGCACGTCACATTGGTGGCTTCTACACTGTAGTTAAAATGGTAGAAGGACTCATTCACGACATGAAAATCACTGTTCCAGTTGCGATTCACCTGGACCACGGTTCAAGCTTCGACAAGTGTAAAGAAGCGATCGACGCTGGATTCACATCCGTAATGATCGACGGTTCCCACCACTCTATCGATGAGAACATCGAAATGACTAAAAAAGTTGTTGAATATGCACACGCTAAAGGCGTTTCTGTAGAAGCTGAAGTAGGTACTGTAGGTGGACAAGAAGACGACGTTATCGGCGGTATCATGTACGCTGACCTGAACGAGTGTATCCGTATCGTTAAAGAAACAGGTATCGATACATTGGCACCAGCTCTTGGTTCCGTACACGGTCCTTACCATGGCGAGCCTAACCTGGGCTTCAAAGAAATGGAAGAAGTTCGTGACGCGGTACAAGTTCCACTCGTATTGCACGGTGGTACAGGTATTCCTAAACACGACATCGACAAAGCCATTTCCCTGGGTACATCCAAAATCAACGTAAACACAGAGAACCAAATTGCTTTTGCAAGAGTGGTTCGTGAAGTGCTTGCAGCTAAACCAGACGCTTACGATCCACGTACATTCATCGTACCAGGCCGTGAAGCAATTAAAGAAACCGTTAAAGGTAAAATCCGCGAGTTTGGTTCTAACAACAAAGCGTAA
- a CDS encoding UDP-N-acetylglucosamine 1-carboxyvinyltransferase codes for MEKLMISGGRPLQGTVTISGAKNSAIALIPAALLAESEVVLDNLPLLSDVAVYAEILEELGAHVTWEGSQMKIDPSDIKSIPMPNGPVKKLRASYYMMGALLGRFKEATIGLPGGCNFEPRPIDQHIKGFEALGATVTNEHGSIHLHAKELRGAKIYLDVSSVGATINIMLAATRAKGSTIIENAAKEPEIIDVATLLNSMGASIKGAGTETIRIEGVSELKGCRHSIIPDRIQAGTYMIAAAATRGDVLIDNVIPKHLEALTAKLLEMGVGIEELDESIRVIGKPSYNHVDVKALVYPGFPTDLQSPMTSVLTQATGVSVLSDFVYSNRFKHVPELVRMGAKIRVEGRSAIIEGSALNAAKVKASDLRAGAALVIAGLTVSEGVTEVTGVEYIDRGYDHLVTNLRLLGADVWRETD; via the coding sequence ATGGAAAAATTGATGATTAGTGGCGGACGTCCGTTACAGGGAACTGTAACTATAAGCGGCGCCAAGAACAGCGCCATTGCGCTTATTCCTGCAGCATTGCTTGCCGAGTCAGAAGTCGTGTTGGACAACCTGCCGCTTTTGAGTGACGTGGCGGTTTATGCAGAAATTTTGGAGGAACTCGGAGCACATGTGACTTGGGAAGGCAGTCAGATGAAGATTGACCCTTCTGACATCAAATCCATTCCTATGCCGAATGGTCCCGTGAAGAAGCTTCGTGCTTCGTATTACATGATGGGTGCATTGCTAGGGCGTTTCAAAGAAGCGACCATAGGTTTACCAGGGGGCTGTAATTTTGAGCCTCGTCCAATTGATCAACATATCAAAGGGTTTGAAGCGCTTGGCGCAACCGTAACAAACGAACATGGCTCCATCCATTTGCATGCCAAAGAGCTGCGCGGCGCAAAAATCTATCTTGATGTAAGCAGTGTCGGCGCAACCATTAATATCATGCTGGCGGCTACTCGTGCCAAAGGCTCTACAATTATCGAAAACGCGGCTAAAGAGCCTGAGATTATAGATGTAGCAACACTTCTGAATTCCATGGGTGCCAGCATCAAGGGTGCAGGTACCGAAACGATCCGTATTGAAGGAGTCTCGGAGCTTAAAGGCTGCCGTCATTCCATCATTCCGGACCGTATCCAAGCAGGTACGTATATGATCGCTGCAGCGGCGACGCGCGGAGATGTTCTGATTGACAATGTGATTCCAAAACATCTGGAAGCTTTAACGGCAAAGCTGCTGGAGATGGGTGTTGGCATTGAGGAATTGGATGAAAGTATACGTGTCATTGGTAAACCAAGCTATAACCACGTTGACGTGAAGGCACTTGTATATCCTGGTTTCCCAACGGATCTACAGTCACCCATGACCAGTGTTTTAACACAGGCAACCGGTGTGAGCGTCCTGAGCGACTTTGTATACAGTAATCGATTCAAACATGTGCCTGAGTTAGTGCGGATGGGTGCAAAGATTCGAGTAGAAGGACGGTCAGCAATTATTGAAGGCAGTGCATTAAACGCGGCCAAAGTAAAAGCATCCGATCTTCGCGCTGGAGCAGCGCTGGTGATTGCAGGTCTAACCGTCAGTGAAGGTGTGACTGAAGTAACGGGGGTCGAATATATCGACCGCGGTTATGATCATCTGGTGACTAATCTGCGCCTGCTCGGTGCAGATGTATGGCGGGAAACTGATTAA
- the rho gene encoding transcription termination factor Rho: MDLQISDLEEMKLTDLYKLAKKYQIPYYGTLKKKELIFAILRAQAEQSGLMFMQGVLEILPEGYGFLRPINYLPSTEDIYISASQIRKFDLRTGDLVSGKCRTPKENERYFGLLQVNAVNGENPSAAAERLHFPALTPLYPQKKLVLETSPNHLSTRIMDVLAPVGLGQRGLIVAPPKAGKTLLLKEIANSISTNNPEIELFVLLIDERPEEVTDMSRSVKGEVVASTFDELPENHIKVAELVLERALRLVEAKKDVVILLDSITRLARAYNLVIPPSGRTLSGGIDPAAFHRPKRFFGSARNVEEGGSLTILATALIDTGSRMDDVIYEEFKGTGNMELHLDRRLAERRIFPAIDIRRSGTRREEVLLSKEELDTIWAIRKNMNDSHDFVEGFLKKLRNSKTNAEFLAAFDSAGNSPTSNSGTTTTRRSPRQTATSGTST, from the coding sequence ATGGATCTACAAATTTCCGATTTGGAAGAAATGAAACTAACGGACCTCTACAAACTGGCCAAAAAATATCAGATACCTTACTATGGTACGTTAAAAAAGAAAGAATTAATCTTTGCCATATTACGCGCACAGGCTGAACAGAGCGGCCTGATGTTCATGCAAGGCGTACTCGAGATTTTACCTGAAGGTTACGGATTCTTAAGACCAATCAACTACTTGCCAAGTACGGAAGACATCTACATCTCAGCTTCTCAGATTCGCAAGTTTGACCTAAGAACAGGTGACCTCGTATCAGGTAAGTGTAGAACGCCTAAGGAAAACGAGAGATACTTCGGTTTGTTGCAAGTCAACGCTGTAAATGGTGAGAATCCATCGGCGGCTGCAGAGCGACTTCACTTCCCGGCACTAACCCCACTGTATCCGCAGAAAAAACTGGTTCTCGAAACATCCCCCAACCATTTGTCCACACGAATTATGGATGTGCTCGCCCCGGTAGGATTGGGACAGCGCGGATTGATCGTAGCACCTCCCAAAGCGGGTAAAACGCTTCTCCTCAAAGAAATTGCCAACAGCATCTCAACTAACAATCCTGAAATTGAACTATTTGTCCTGTTGATTGATGAACGTCCAGAGGAAGTAACGGATATGTCGCGTTCGGTAAAAGGGGAAGTTGTGGCTTCGACATTTGATGAACTGCCTGAGAATCATATTAAGGTGGCGGAATTGGTGCTTGAGCGTGCGCTTCGTCTCGTTGAGGCCAAAAAGGATGTTGTTATCCTGCTGGATAGCATTACGCGTCTTGCCCGTGCATATAACCTGGTTATTCCACCATCCGGTCGTACGCTTAGTGGTGGTATTGACCCAGCTGCATTCCATCGTCCGAAACGTTTCTTCGGTTCTGCCCGGAATGTGGAGGAAGGCGGAAGCCTGACTATTCTGGCAACTGCATTAATTGATACCGGATCACGTATGGATGATGTCATTTATGAAGAGTTTAAGGGTACAGGTAATATGGAGCTGCATCTGGACCGTCGTCTGGCAGAGCGTCGTATATTCCCGGCAATCGACATTCGTCGTTCCGGTACACGTCGTGAAGAAGTGTTGCTCAGCAAGGAAGAGTTGGATACAATCTGGGCGATTCGTAAAAACATGAATGATTCCCATGACTTTGTCGAAGGATTCCTGAAAAAACTTCGTAACAGCAAGACAAATGCAGAGTTTTTGGCGGCATTTGATTCGGCAGGTAATAGCCCGACAAGCAATTCGGGTACAACAACAACCCGTCGCTCCCCTAGACAGACAGCTACGTCAGGTACATCGACGTAA
- a CDS encoding radical SAM protein, with protein MYLVYADEKGNVFDHPSLYGLARSGDMIVEIMEDELIPLPEGATLVGLPSTRPIGMDPDTGEMLPMPTDTQAVGALLPQGFTRLCLPGYVKTDKEYKLPLFGYSAVVWKDGGFYVTASKSDSPEKWNPLNCDRDDVRSGVKRLTEQYPENRLYTHLSNCALGYECLTSSNTFLNRWEGGVPVSYSCNAGCFGCISEQPDDSGFVSPQTRMNFRPRVDEIVEVMLEHLKTPESIISFGQGCEGEPSTQAKLIIEAIREVRSVTDMGYININTNAGLNDHIRGIVDAGLDLMRVSTISALDDHYNAYYKPRGYTLANVEKSMKYAAQQGVYTSINYLIFPGVTDREEEIEAMIEFARRTDLRLIQMRNLNIDPESYLELIPPAQGDILGMKQMIEIFEDELPDVVIGSYTHVPPAGMARPKRLITS; from the coding sequence ATGTATTTAGTATACGCAGATGAAAAAGGTAATGTATTTGATCATCCTTCCCTGTACGGGCTTGCCCGGAGTGGAGATATGATCGTTGAGATTATGGAAGATGAGTTAATTCCTTTGCCAGAGGGTGCAACGTTGGTTGGACTCCCAAGCACCCGGCCCATTGGTATGGACCCGGACACCGGTGAGATGTTGCCAATGCCAACGGACACACAGGCTGTAGGTGCCTTGCTTCCGCAAGGATTCACTCGTTTGTGTCTCCCGGGATATGTGAAGACGGATAAGGAGTATAAGTTGCCTTTGTTCGGTTATTCCGCAGTAGTCTGGAAAGATGGCGGTTTCTATGTCACCGCTTCGAAGTCGGATAGTCCTGAAAAATGGAATCCACTCAACTGTGATCGTGACGATGTGCGTTCCGGGGTTAAACGATTGACGGAGCAATACCCCGAGAACCGTCTTTACACCCATCTATCCAACTGTGCGCTTGGATATGAATGTCTAACTTCATCGAACACGTTCCTGAATCGTTGGGAAGGTGGAGTGCCAGTATCCTATTCTTGCAATGCAGGTTGTTTCGGGTGTATCTCCGAGCAACCGGATGATAGCGGCTTTGTTTCCCCGCAGACACGTATGAACTTCCGACCACGTGTGGATGAGATTGTGGAGGTTATGCTGGAACACCTGAAGACGCCGGAGTCCATTATTAGCTTTGGACAAGGTTGTGAAGGTGAGCCTTCCACGCAGGCCAAGCTGATTATTGAAGCGATTCGCGAAGTGCGTTCCGTAACGGACATGGGGTATATCAATATTAATACCAATGCCGGTCTGAATGATCACATTAGAGGTATTGTAGATGCTGGATTGGATCTGATGCGTGTAAGTACAATTAGTGCACTGGATGACCATTACAACGCCTACTATAAACCGCGTGGTTATACCTTAGCGAATGTTGAAAAGTCGATGAAATACGCAGCGCAGCAGGGTGTATACACCTCCATTAACTATTTGATCTTCCCGGGCGTAACAGATCGTGAAGAAGAGATTGAGGCGATGATTGAGTTTGCAAGAAGAACTGATCTACGCTTGATTCAGATGCGTAATCTCAATATTGATCCGGAGAGCTATCTGGAATTAATTCCTCCAGCTCAAGGTGATATCTTGGGCATGAAGCAGATGATTGAGATTTTTGAAGACGAGTTGCCTGATGTTGTGATCGGATCGTATACCCATGTTCCACCCGCTGGAATGGCACGTCCAAAACGGTTGATTACCTCTTAA
- the rpmE gene encoding 50S ribosomal protein L31, whose product MKEAIHPNYTIGQVSCACGNTFETGSVKDGLRVEICSACHPFFTGKQKFIDAGGRVDRFKKKYGI is encoded by the coding sequence ATGAAAGAAGCAATTCATCCTAATTACACGATTGGTCAAGTATCTTGCGCTTGCGGGAATACTTTTGAGACAGGTTCGGTTAAAGACGGACTTCGTGTAGAGATTTGCTCCGCGTGCCACCCGTTCTTCACAGGTAAACAGAAGTTTATCGATGCTGGCGGCCGTGTTGATCGTTTCAAGAAGAAATACGGAATCTAA
- the dnaX gene encoding DNA polymerase III subunit gamma/tau, translated as MEHIALYRAWRPQSFQDMVGQQHIIQTLQNAIREQRTSHAYLFSGPRGTGKTSAAKILAKAVNCERGPAPEPCNECEACRRITTGAVMDVQEIDAASNRGVEEIRDLREKVKYAPTEVRQKVYIIDEVHMLTTEAFNALLKTLEEPPPHVMFILATTEPHRLPATIISRCQRFDFRRVSLEEQTARLTLICEQEGMEADQDALQYIARLSDGGMRDALSVLDQISSFTDGRVTYQQVMDMTGGIASEQFAKLAASLLKGDVGHILQMIEGFMHEGKSADKCMENLLYYFRDLLMIKMVPDADKLTDRVLNPESFRDMAESFTKEQLFHMIDTLNRYQSEMKYAVQPQTLFEVALLKLCSIPAQGEASVQVGTSAHAAPADGGEINRLKQQLAELEKKLDRALKSGLSGGEGASSAPSRPATRAPVSRGNSPAKLPAQLDQYVARKGAPEFAEISKKWSQILQRVKEERVTVHAWFVDGEPVSLLEDNVLVAFKNNIHRETTEKQANREVIERVLSEQLGRPARLVTMMLKDWTGAMEGASEAPKEDFKLEPEHEDGGSGNKQPWIDEAIQLFGEDLVVIKE; from the coding sequence ATGGAGCATATCGCGTTATACCGGGCTTGGCGTCCCCAGTCGTTTCAAGATATGGTGGGGCAACAGCATATTATTCAGACCTTGCAGAACGCGATTCGTGAACAGCGGACTTCCCATGCCTACTTATTTAGCGGGCCCAGAGGAACGGGAAAGACAAGTGCCGCCAAGATTTTGGCCAAAGCTGTGAACTGCGAACGTGGGCCTGCGCCTGAACCTTGTAACGAGTGTGAAGCTTGCCGCAGGATTACGACTGGCGCTGTGATGGACGTGCAGGAGATTGACGCTGCATCCAACCGGGGCGTTGAGGAAATCCGTGATCTTCGGGAAAAGGTTAAATATGCGCCAACCGAAGTCCGGCAGAAAGTCTATATTATTGATGAAGTGCACATGCTGACGACGGAGGCATTCAATGCTTTACTCAAAACATTGGAAGAGCCACCGCCACATGTGATGTTTATTTTGGCAACAACGGAACCGCACCGCCTTCCGGCTACCATTATATCGCGCTGTCAGCGATTTGATTTTCGCCGGGTATCCCTAGAAGAGCAGACAGCAAGACTTACACTGATCTGTGAACAGGAAGGCATGGAAGCTGACCAGGATGCGCTCCAATACATTGCCCGTTTATCGGACGGTGGAATGAGGGATGCACTTAGTGTGCTGGATCAGATCTCTTCATTTACGGATGGACGAGTAACGTACCAGCAGGTCATGGACATGACGGGTGGAATTGCTTCAGAGCAATTTGCCAAACTGGCTGCTTCGCTGCTCAAAGGTGATGTTGGTCATATTTTGCAGATGATTGAAGGTTTCATGCATGAAGGAAAGAGTGCAGACAAGTGCATGGAGAATTTACTGTATTATTTCCGTGATTTGCTTATGATTAAGATGGTGCCTGATGCAGATAAACTGACGGACCGCGTACTTAATCCGGAGTCTTTCCGTGATATGGCGGAGTCATTCACCAAGGAACAACTGTTCCACATGATTGACACCCTTAATCGGTACCAGAGTGAAATGAAATATGCAGTACAGCCACAGACATTATTTGAAGTTGCATTGCTTAAACTGTGTAGTATTCCTGCTCAAGGTGAGGCTTCTGTTCAGGTGGGAACTTCAGCTCATGCAGCACCTGCTGATGGGGGGGAGATCAACCGCTTGAAGCAGCAGCTTGCTGAGTTGGAGAAGAAGTTGGATCGTGCACTAAAAAGTGGGTTGTCTGGTGGAGAAGGTGCATCGAGCGCTCCATCGCGTCCGGCAACAAGAGCTCCTGTATCGAGAGGCAACTCGCCTGCGAAGCTTCCTGCACAGTTAGATCAGTATGTTGCGCGCAAGGGAGCCCCTGAGTTCGCGGAGATCAGCAAAAAATGGAGTCAGATCCTGCAACGAGTGAAGGAAGAGAGGGTTACCGTCCACGCCTGGTTTGTGGATGGTGAGCCGGTGTCGTTGCTTGAAGACAATGTGTTGGTTGCTTTCAAAAACAACATTCACCGTGAAACAACGGAGAAGCAGGCTAACCGTGAAGTCATTGAGCGGGTGTTGTCCGAACAGCTTGGGCGTCCTGCACGATTGGTGACGATGATGCTCAAAGATTGGACCGGAGCAATGGAGGGAGCTTCTGAAGCGCCAAAGGAGGACTTTAAGCTTGAACCTGAGCATGAAGACGGCGGTTCAGGCAACAAACAGCCTTGGATTGATGAAGCCATCCAGCTCTTTGGTGAAGACCTTGTAGTGATCAAAGAATAA
- a CDS encoding YbaB/EbfC family nucleoid-associated protein, with product MNNMNQMMKQVKKMQEQMLKAQEELADKTVQGTSGGGVVTAEVNGHKKLLAITIKPEAVDPEDVEMLQDLVMTAVNDAMAKADEIANKDMGKFTGGMNIPGLF from the coding sequence ATGAACAACATGAACCAAATGATGAAACAAGTGAAGAAAATGCAGGAGCAAATGCTGAAAGCACAAGAGGAACTGGCGGACAAAACAGTCCAAGGTACATCTGGTGGCGGTGTAGTGACGGCTGAAGTTAACGGACACAAGAAATTGCTTGCTATCACGATCAAACCTGAAGCGGTAGATCCGGAAGATGTTGAAATGTTGCAGGATCTCGTTATGACAGCTGTTAATGATGCAATGGCCAAAGCTGATGAGATTGCCAACAAGGATATGGGCAAATTCACAGGCGGCATGAATATTCCGGGATTATTTTAA